CGGTGTCTTTTATCCCTTATATTTCACAGGAGGTCCTATGAAATCCTTCATTTTTAAATATCGATGCACCAAAGAGACCCATCTGCCCAGGTCAAACGGATATATGGTTTACTCAGCCCTGTGTCGCTGGGTCCAAGGAACTGACCTTGAGTTCGACTTCCACACCGCAGATGGCCCTCCGCCTTATGCCATCAGCGACATGATCTCTGGGGATGGTTCCTCCCTGTCAATCGACTGGTCCTCTCCTAAAGTAATCCTTAAGCCAGGAGATTGGGCTTTTTTTCGACTGTCGCTGTTGACGCCGGAGATGGAAAGGAGCTTTGTGGACACCGTCGCCCCTAGAGACATAACCATCGCCAATCAGCCTGAGATGGTCTTGGACTCGATTCTCGGCCCAGGCAGCAGCCCTCTGGCTATGAGCATATCCTCGGAAGCCCTGTTTGCCGGTGCGCCGGAGGCCAAAGATATAACACTAGCTTTCCGATCCCCTGCGGGGTTTAACAGTCAGGGAAGGCAGATCCCCTTTCCTATGCCGGAGCTGGTCTTTTCCAGCCTTCTGTGGAGATGGA
This genomic interval from Dethiosulfovibrio salsuginis contains the following:
- the cas6 gene encoding CRISPR system precrRNA processing endoribonuclease RAMP protein Cas6; translated protein: MKSFIFKYRCTKETHLPRSNGYMVYSALCRWVQGTDLEFDFHTADGPPPYAISDMISGDGSSLSIDWSSPKVILKPGDWAFFRLSLLTPEMERSFVDTVAPRDITIANQPEMVLDSILGPGSSPLAMSISSEALFAGAPEAKDITLAFRSPAGFNSQGRQIPFPMPELVFSSLLWRWRRFFNDDRWSGLEDRLSQINISRYDLKSVVANGKGGAMHKGCVGRCRYDLKPLSLVDRKAIHCLGAFGAFAGVGYKTGQGLGQVEVL